The DNA sequence CGGACCGATGTCCAGCGCTTCCCAGTCAGAAGGAATGTCATCGATCGACACTATTTTTGTATTCGCGTGCTCTCCAAAATCATCTGCGACTGTTACATCTTCAGGAAGATAAAGCTTCACACCGTTCTTTTCCGCTTTCTCCATGAATTGTTTCGCAAGATCAATTTTATCTTCTTCAAGAAGGGATTTACCGACTTCAAAGCCTTTTGCTTTCACAAACGTATAAGCAAGACCGCCGCCGATAACCAGGTTGTCTACTTTATCAAGCAGGTTATCGATAACACCGATCTTATCTTTTACTTTCGCTCCGCCTATAATCGCTGTAAAAGGGCGTTCCGGAGATTCCATTGCTTTACCCAGTACGTCAAGCTCTTTCTCCATTAGAAGTCCGGCTGCAGCCGGAATATGTTCCGCAATCCCGGCTGTAGAAGCGTGCGCGCGGTGTGCAGCTCCGAATGCATCATTGACGAACACATCGGCAAGGGAAGCAAACTGTTTCGACAGTCCGCCGTCATTCTTTTCTTCGCCGGCTTCAAAACGGACGTTTTCCAGGAGAATAATTCCCCCTTCTTCCATGTTCTCTACAGCTTTTTTAGGCTCATCCCCGTAAACAGCGTCTGTTTTCCGGACTTCTTTATGAAGCAGATCACTGAGACGCTTTGCTACAGGATCCAGGCGCAGCTCTTCGACTACTTCGCCCTTTGGCCGGCCGAGATGGCTTGCCAGGATAACTTTTGCCCCCTGGTCTGCGAGCAGTTTAATCGTTGGGACTGCCGCACGAATACGGGCATCGTCCGTTACTTCGCCATTTTTCATCGGCACGTTGAAATCAACGCGGCAGAACACGCGTTTTCCTTTTACATCAATATCGCGGATCGATTTTTTGTTCATGAAAATACCTCCTTCAATG is a window from the Alkalicoccus halolimnae genome containing:
- a CDS encoding phosphoglycerate kinase, encoding MNKKSIRDIDVKGKRVFCRVDFNVPMKNGEVTDDARIRAAVPTIKLLADQGAKVILASHLGRPKGEVVEELRLDPVAKRLSDLLHKEVRKTDAVYGDEPKKAVENMEEGGIILLENVRFEAGEEKNDGGLSKQFASLADVFVNDAFGAAHRAHASTAGIAEHIPAAAGLLMEKELDVLGKAMESPERPFTAIIGGAKVKDKIGVIDNLLDKVDNLVIGGGLAYTFVKAKGFEVGKSLLEEDKIDLAKQFMEKAEKNGVKLYLPEDVTVADDFGEHANTKIVSIDDIPSDWEALDIGPRTIETFKNVVRDSKLVIWNGPMGVFELEKFALGTRGVAEALAEAEGTYTVIGGGDSAAAVEKFGYADKMDHMSTGGGASLEFIEGKELPGVTALNDK